The Salinibaculum sp. SYNS191 genome has a window encoding:
- a CDS encoding DUF7315 family membrane protein: protein MSEDPADAPGDDESSGGSRDVVVPLRLYKTVTVFSTLFAVVFVLAGFVMLDSATNRATAEFSEIDPVLGILGLLSLVGGAAIYAFSTRFRAEGMGKPKDDSDEDSDNG from the coding sequence ACGCGCCCGGTGACGACGAGTCGTCGGGGGGGTCACGCGACGTGGTCGTCCCACTGCGGCTGTACAAGACTGTCACCGTCTTCTCGACGCTCTTTGCCGTCGTCTTCGTGCTCGCGGGGTTCGTGATGCTCGACAGCGCGACCAACAGAGCGACCGCCGAGTTCTCGGAAATCGACCCGGTGCTCGGGATTCTCGGGTTGCTCTCGCTGGTCGGCGGCGCCGCCATCTACGCGTTCTCGACGCGCTTCCGTGCCGAGGGAATGGGAAAGCCTAAAGACGACTCCGACGAAGATTCCGATAATGGCTGA
- a CDS encoding rhomboid family intramembrane serine protease, with the protein MSKCDVCGKEESMPYHCRHCGGTYCAEHRLPEAHDCPGLENWGDSEAVFDSGFDETVETGGSSSGGVTDRFSVDTSTGGWLGYFRNNMTFVFLGLMWVTFLLQYIVGFLLTGSLNPLVFSVDPTWRAIFVLSAEHPEYVWTWVTSVFSHGGFGHIAVNSIVIYFFGQLVEDYIGSKKFAALFVVSGALAGLGQIAIQMIQNPGGFGGVLGASGAGLAIMGVLTILNPSLRVYIYFILPVPLWVVTGFYALISVLGIVGPSLAGGNVANAAHLIGLAIGLAYGYRVKDRIRIPNQLQFGTGPGGPGGPGGPGRGRGPF; encoded by the coding sequence ATGTCGAAGTGTGACGTGTGCGGCAAGGAAGAGAGTATGCCGTATCACTGCCGTCACTGCGGCGGCACCTACTGTGCCGAGCATCGACTCCCGGAGGCACACGACTGTCCGGGGCTGGAGAACTGGGGGGACTCGGAGGCCGTCTTCGACAGCGGCTTCGACGAGACCGTCGAGACCGGCGGGTCGAGTTCCGGCGGGGTGACCGACCGCTTCAGCGTCGACACCTCGACCGGCGGCTGGCTGGGCTACTTCCGGAACAACATGACCTTCGTCTTCCTCGGCCTGATGTGGGTCACCTTCCTTCTGCAGTACATCGTCGGCTTCCTGCTCACGGGGTCGCTGAACCCGCTCGTCTTCTCCGTCGACCCGACGTGGCGGGCTATCTTCGTGCTCTCGGCGGAGCACCCCGAGTACGTCTGGACGTGGGTCACCTCGGTCTTCTCCCACGGCGGCTTCGGTCACATCGCGGTCAACAGCATCGTCATCTACTTTTTCGGCCAGCTGGTCGAGGACTACATCGGCTCGAAGAAGTTCGCCGCGCTGTTCGTCGTCAGCGGCGCGCTCGCGGGTCTCGGCCAGATCGCCATCCAGATGATTCAGAACCCCGGCGGGTTCGGCGGCGTCCTCGGGGCCAGCGGTGCCGGGCTGGCAATCATGGGCGTGCTGACGATTCTCAACCCCAGCCTCCGGGTGTACATCTACTTCATCCTCCCGGTGCCGCTGTGGGTCGTCACCGGCTTCTACGCCCTCATCAGCGTCCTGGGCATCGTCGGCCCGAGCCTCGCCGGCGGCAACGTCGCCAACGCCGCCCACCTCATCGGGCTTGCCATCGGCCTGGCCTACGGCTACCGCGTCAAGGACCGGATACGGATTCCCAACCAGCTCCAGTTCGGCACCGGTCCGGGCGGACCCGGCGGTCCCGGCGGCCCGGGTCGCGGCCGCGGCCCGTTCTGA
- a CDS encoding DUF7314 family protein, which yields MADEFAKGFGILVTAGLGWLMLAGWYNTPDFETQLTAPNPESVGVYGELALLLKDAFFWFAILGALTFWIIIPAIEQARDAIAE from the coding sequence ATGGCTGACGAGTTCGCAAAAGGATTCGGCATCCTCGTGACTGCCGGCCTCGGGTGGCTGATGCTGGCTGGCTGGTACAACACCCCCGACTTCGAGACCCAGCTGACGGCACCGAATCCCGAGTCTGTCGGCGTGTATGGAGAGCTCGCACTTCTGCTGAAAGACGCGTTCTTCTGGTTCGCGATTCTCGGCGCACTGACGTTCTGGATCATCATTCCGGCCATCGAGCAGGCTCGCGACGCGATCGCGGAGTAG
- a CDS encoding endonuclease V — MDVVRPEFVPDASLSRGEMEALQRDIAHAAVFADDFDFDPAAIGVADRETDAGQRRLGGASPLVAGVDQAFRDDEAVSAVVVLRDGEVVERAHAVEPVEIPYIPGLLSFREGAAILSALSELDTDPDLLLVDGSGRIHFREAGLATHIGVTVDAPAVGVAKNLLCGRPRESLADPLPEGTRVAIEADADVTAPDGTVIGYAVQTRQYDSGARHINPLYVSPGHRVSAETAADVVERTCAGYKLPEPTRLADSYADEVKRGSG, encoded by the coding sequence ATGGACGTCGTCCGCCCCGAGTTCGTCCCCGACGCGTCGCTGTCGCGCGGGGAGATGGAAGCTCTCCAGCGAGACATCGCCCACGCGGCCGTCTTCGCGGACGACTTCGACTTCGACCCGGCAGCCATCGGCGTGGCCGACCGGGAGACCGACGCCGGCCAGCGACGCCTCGGCGGTGCGTCGCCGCTGGTCGCCGGCGTCGACCAGGCCTTCCGCGACGACGAGGCGGTCAGCGCCGTCGTCGTCCTCCGGGACGGCGAGGTAGTCGAGCGCGCCCACGCCGTCGAACCGGTCGAGATCCCCTACATTCCGGGGCTGCTTAGTTTCCGCGAGGGCGCGGCCATCCTCTCGGCGCTTTCCGAACTCGACACCGACCCCGACCTCCTGCTGGTCGACGGCAGCGGCCGCATCCACTTCCGGGAGGCCGGACTGGCGACGCACATCGGCGTCACCGTCGACGCCCCTGCCGTCGGTGTGGCGAAGAACCTGCTCTGTGGCCGCCCGCGTGAGTCACTCGCCGACCCGCTGCCCGAGGGCACCCGCGTCGCCATCGAGGCCGACGCGGACGTGACCGCGCCCGACGGGACCGTCATCGGCTACGCCGTCCAGACCCGGCAGTACGACTCCGGGGCCCGGCATATTAATCCGCTCTACGTCAGCCCCGGCCACCGCGTGAGCGCCGAGACTGCGGCCGACGTCGTGGAACGCACCTGTGCCGGCTACAAACTCCCGGAACCGACCCGGCTGGCCGACAGCTACGCCGACGAGGTTAAGCGGGGGTCGGGGTGA
- a CDS encoding SDR family oxidoreductase, whose translation MTDETVLITGCSSGIGRATAQYFNDDGWTVYATSRDEDDIADLAEAGCETAELDVRQGSDIDRVVDRIIEEQNGRIDCLVNNAGYGQYGPVEDIPADKLHKQFDVNVYGPHRLVRAVLPHMRDREEGTIVNVSSLSGRLVTPGGGAYSASKFALEAMSDALRSEVESFDVEVVLVEPGPVETDFSDRMDEEIRDGLERRRVYDWVYELVEDGTFVAGRSPLAVSPDRVAQVIHDAAEVDDPEARYPVGRGAKLLLASRFLPDGVRDTLYRLARRVL comes from the coding sequence ATGACAGACGAGACGGTGCTCATCACGGGGTGCTCCTCCGGTATCGGGCGGGCGACTGCCCAGTACTTCAACGACGACGGCTGGACGGTCTACGCCACCAGCAGGGACGAGGACGACATCGCCGACCTCGCGGAGGCGGGCTGTGAGACGGCCGAACTCGACGTGCGCCAGGGGTCGGACATCGACCGCGTTGTCGACCGCATCATCGAGGAACAGAACGGCCGCATCGACTGCCTGGTCAACAACGCCGGCTACGGCCAGTACGGCCCCGTCGAGGACATCCCCGCCGACAAACTCCACAAGCAGTTCGACGTGAACGTCTACGGCCCTCACCGACTCGTCCGCGCAGTCCTGCCCCACATGCGCGACCGCGAGGAGGGGACCATCGTCAACGTCTCCAGCCTCTCCGGGCGGCTTGTCACCCCCGGCGGCGGCGCGTACAGCGCCTCGAAGTTCGCGCTGGAGGCGATGAGCGACGCCCTCCGGTCCGAGGTGGAGAGCTTCGACGTCGAGGTGGTACTGGTCGAACCCGGCCCGGTGGAGACCGACTTCTCCGACCGGATGGACGAGGAGATTCGGGACGGCCTGGAGCGGCGTCGGGTCTACGACTGGGTGTACGAACTCGTCGAGGACGGCACCTTCGTCGCCGGCCGCTCGCCGCTGGCCGTCTCGCCCGACCGCGTCGCGCAGGTCATCCACGACGCCGCGGAGGTCGACGACCCCGAGGCCCGCTACCCGGTTGGCCGCGGCGCGAAGCTCCTGCTCGCCAGCCGCTTTCTCCCCGACGGCGTCCGCGACACGCTCTATCGGCTCGCCAGGAGAGTCCTGTAG